ACGATTACGATCCACGATTAAGACCGGCTGGGGAAATTCAGTTGCATGACCATCCTGTAAACAAGATCGGACATCCTCTCTAAAGTTTTTTCCGACAAAAATTCGGACCGGTCTGACGCCGTATGATAATGTCTGAAAATTTTAGGAATCATCGGCAGGCGAAAGAGCCTCCATGCCGCATACCGAAGCAATAGAGACTTGTAAGTTCCTTCGCTGAACTGGCGAACACGCTCTCTTTCATTCCAGTGGAAGCTTGTAAAACAATAGCTGTCAAGCAGACCGGCTCTACGAAAGGGCAAATAGTCCGCATAAAAACCGGGTATTCGTTTTCCGAAATCCCATGGCATCTTCAGCCTGTCCATCATGTTTGTAATCTGTTTCAGAATCGGCTGATCCTCAATGCCTTCGACTGGCCAGATTCCGACAGCATCTCCCATTCCGCACATCTCGAAATCCAGAACAGCATGAAGATTCCGCACGCCAAATTCTTCGACGTAAATTCTCGACCCCACCGGTTCGTTCCAAAGGTGAGTCGGTTCCTCATCGTCAAAGAAGACAATCCGCAGGTGATACTCGAGCGATTCCAGTTGGAGTCTTTCAGCGGCATCAATCAAAACGGCGATAGCAGAAGCATCATCATTGGCGCCAGGGCTGCCGGCAAAACAATCATAGTGCGCCACCAGAAGAATGGACGGATCGGGAACATCGTTAATATCAACGATGATGTTGCAGCCACTCTGGCCTGAGTAGATGTACTCCTGCAGTTGAAAGTCCCATTTGCGGAGCGCCATCTGTTGCAATAAAAGCTCTCTGCGCCGGAGGTCGGTTTGCCCTTCCAGATGCCGGATCAGGTCGAACATTTTCATACTCACCCATCCTAGTTCATAACCGCTAAGTCGCCAAGACGCCAAGCTAAAAATAGCTCTTCATTCTTGGCGAACTTGGCGTCTTGGCGGTTGTATTATGATACGTATATGACAGATGATCATTCGCTGGCTATGTTTGTGGATTTTGAAAACCTAGCAATTGGATTGCGCGATCGTCCACGCGTGCGCTTTCAGATCGATCTTGTTCTGAAGCGATTGGTGGAAAAGGGCAAGGTAATCGTCAAAAAGGCTTATGCAGATTGGTACAGTTACGATGCTTACAAAAAGGATTTGCATGAAGCTGGCATCGAATTGATTGAAATTCCAAGGCGGGGTCATGCTGGCAAAAACTCTGCGGATATACGCTTGTGCGTTGATGCAATGGACCTTTGTTATTCCAAACATCATATCGATACGTTTGTGATTCTCTCAGGAGATAGCGATTTTTCACCCCTTGTTTCAAAACTAAAAGAGAATGGCAAACACGTCATTGGACTTGCGATGAAAGACGCAACCTCAGATCTGCTTGTTGCCAATTGCGATGAGTTTATTTACTACGAAGATCTGGAAAGGCCGATTGGTCAGGCTCCGGCGATTCGAAAGGATCTACCCAAAAAAAGGAAACAAGCGTTTCAGCTTCTAGTCGATGCAATCGATGGATTGGTTCGTGAGAATAAGGAAGTTCTTCACTCCTCCATGATTAAGGATTCCATTAAACGGAAACTTCCTTCATTTAATGAGTCCTATCATGGGTATCGTAGTTTCACCGATCTATTGGAAGATGCAGAGAAGAACGGTGTGATTCAGCTAAAAACCGATCCGCGCTCCGGAACTTATGTCGTAACTGGTTTCGGAAAACAGGATTAACCGCTCTTTTAACGAAGCGTTAACTGCCCCATGGCATGTCTCAATTCTGAAACAGAACAGTTGTCGTCGGCATAAAGTCTATTTTTGGATCAAAATTCCGGGTTTCACAATGGACTCTGTCGCATCAATGTAACAGGCCCAGTCGTTTCTCCGTCACAAACTCCGCACTTCCGAGATGGCATAGGGCTTGCTAATAGGTCTATTGCTGGGTTCGGAAAATGGCGTATTAGCGAAATAATCTGCCTCCGAAGCGTGGCAAATTCCAGGAGGTTGCCGGAGATATCATGGACTTTCCTTGGAGAGGGGACTTCGAAACTTGGCGGCCTCCTGGCTTTTTGATTAGCCGGGACTGTTTTCATTGGCTCGGTGGAGATTGATTAAAAAGAGGCTGAGAGGTAAAGGGAAGGAATTAACTTTGCCCTTTTTGATTGCTGGCCTTCTTCCCCTGGTAGGCCGGCATTGTAAGTCGTTACCTTTCACAAATCGCTACAGGTGGGGACGCACTCCCCCGCGTCCCTGCCACCCTCCTGAAAATACGCTCAGTCTTTTCGTTTTACTAGATGCAGTTTTTCGTTGAAGTAAATAGACACAAACAGTGCGTAGAGTCTGGACATTATTTTTTGAGGGTGCGGTAGGTGAAGTTTGAGAAGCACGGACCGAAAATAGCGCTTTACTCCCCGGGCATGGTGGGATTGGGGCATATTCGTCGCAATCTTGCCATCGCCGAAGTCCTTACACAGACACCGTTAAATCCCGCAATTTTGCTGATAGCCGAGAATCGCGAGGCTGCTGCGTTTCCTATTCCCAAAGGTGTCGATTGCCTGACCTTACCTGCATATAAAAAGGATGCAGACGGAATAAAAACCCCGCGTTATCTCGACATTGAACTGGACGAATTGATTCGGCTCCGTTCAAAGATTATTCAGGCAGCCATTGAGGAATTTAATCCCGACGTGTTTGTGGTAGACCATCTTGCTCGTGGAGCTTTCTGTGAATTGGACGGAACTCTGGAAGCGCTGAAACATATGGGGAACACCAGGTGCGTTCTCGGATTGCGCGACATCATAGGCGATCGCGATCTTGTCCGCGCGACGTGGAACCTTGATGGCACAGAAAATAGGATCCGCGATTACTACCATTCGGTTTGGGTTTATGGTGATTCTAGAATTTGCAACTTACGGAAGGAATACGATTTGACCTCCGATGTTGCGGCGAAGATCTGTTATACGGGTTATCTGGACCGAAGCGTAAGACTGGAACAGGCCCGAGAGCAAAACCACGATCCCTATCCTGGTTTGAATTTGCCTCCCGGACGTCTCGTGTTGTGTTTAGTGGGAGGGGGTCAAGACGGAGCGCATCTCGCCTGCACCTTTGCCATGTCGCGTTTGCCGGAAGACATGAATGGAATTATTGTTTGTGGCCCTTTCATGGCAGAAGAAGAGCAAAAAAAATTGAAGGAAATAGCTTCCGGAAATTCGAACTTGCGGATTCTGCAATTCATCGGAGAACCGATTTTGCTTTTGAATCGTGCAGATCTCATTATCGCGATGGGCGGATATAACACAGTTTCTGAAATTCTTTCTTTTGAGAAAAGGTCACTAATCGTGCCAAGAACAAAGCGTGCGCCCGAACAGTCGATACGTGCCGACCGTTTGCAGCGGTTGGGTTTGATCGACTCGCTGCCTTGCGAACAACTCACTCCTGATGCATTGACATGGTGGTTGCACCGAACGGATTCAGGTCCGGTCCGTGTCAGGGACAAGATTTGCATGGATGGCCTGAAGCGGCTTCCCTCTCTACTGACTCAGTTGATTCTCTACACCTCGGGGGAGCCAGCGCGCATCGGAAATTTCTCCAGGGCAGTTCAATAAAAATGCGAGTTGCTTATATCTTAAAAAGGTATCCACGCTATTCTGAGACCTTTGTTGTCAATGAGATCCTTGCTCATGAAAGGGCCGGATCGGAAATCCATATTTTTTCATTACTTTCGCCTGAAGATACGCATTTTCAGGACATCCTATCGAAAGTGCGGGCACCGGTTACTTATTTGACTGCCGGCAGATTAAACGCAACTGATTTCTGGATGGCGATCCAGGAGACCTCGCAGGTGATTCCGGATTTATTCCAAACTCTCAGAGTCGCAAGGGGTGAGGAAGTGCGTTATGTCCATCAAGCGATCCTGCTTGCACGCGAAATCCGGTCTAAGAAGATTGAGCACATTCATTGTCACTTTGCATCAGCGGCAACGAGTGTTGGACGATTAGCAGCCCACTTTTCCAGTGTGCCTTATACGTTTACGGCCCATGCGAAAGACATCTTCCATCAGGATGTTCAGCGGCGTGATCTGGAAACAAAATTTCAGGACGCGGATGCTGTTATAACGGTGTCCCAATTCAACGTTCAATATCTGAATGAACTATTAGGACACCAATCGAATCTGCATCGTATTTACAATGGACTGGACTTAAGCAGGTTTCCGTATTCCTCTCCAGCGTGCCGAGCTTCTGAAATCATAGCTGTTGGACGACTTGTGGAGAAGAAAGGATTCGATACTTTAGTAGAAGCATGCTCATTTCTAAAAGATCGCGGCACGGAATTCCAGTGCAAGATCATAGGCGCGGGAGAGTTGGAGCAGGCTCTTGCTTCACAGATTCGAACACTGGGATTAGAGAAACGGATTGAACTGACCGGCCCTCTTCCCCAAAACCAAGTGATCCAGTTGATTCAGGAAGCTTCCGTTCTTGTGGCTCCTTGTAAGAACGGTTCAGATGGGAACAGAGATGGTTTGCCCACCGTTTTGTTGGAATCAATGGCATTAGGAACGCCTGTTGTATCCACTGAAGTGTCCGGAATTCCCGAGATTCTGACGGATAGCGCGACCGGTCTTCGAGTGCCACAGCGCGATGCCGGCAAACTTGCTGCGGCTATCTTAAAGTTGCTTCGCGATCCCGGTCTTCGCATGCGTTTGGCTTTGGCAGCGAGAGAACGAATTGAACGGGATTTCGATATTAGCAAGAACGCTGCTGAGCTTCGCAAGTTCTTTGATGGGCATCGAAACAATAGCGCTGTTAAAGCTGATCCAATCACTTTCGATAACCTGCGGAACTTGGTGTATTTCTGAAAACGGAGAATTGCAATGAAAACGAAATGGTTCCTTTGTTTTCTGATTTTTTCCTTCGTCGCCGCTACTTCCGGTTTTGCGTTCACGGTGATTCTG
This genomic interval from bacterium contains the following:
- a CDS encoding glycosyltransferase — translated: MKFEKHGPKIALYSPGMVGLGHIRRNLAIAEVLTQTPLNPAILLIAENREAAAFPIPKGVDCLTLPAYKKDADGIKTPRYLDIELDELIRLRSKIIQAAIEEFNPDVFVVDHLARGAFCELDGTLEALKHMGNTRCVLGLRDIIGDRDLVRATWNLDGTENRIRDYYHSVWVYGDSRICNLRKEYDLTSDVAAKICYTGYLDRSVRLEQAREQNHDPYPGLNLPPGRLVLCLVGGGQDGAHLACTFAMSRLPEDMNGIIVCGPFMAEEEQKKLKEIASGNSNLRILQFIGEPILLLNRADLIIAMGGYNTVSEILSFEKRSLIVPRTKRAPEQSIRADRLQRLGLIDSLPCEQLTPDALTWWLHRTDSGPVRVRDKICMDGLKRLPSLLTQLILYTSGEPARIGNFSRAVQ
- a CDS encoding NYN domain-containing protein; translation: MTDDHSLAMFVDFENLAIGLRDRPRVRFQIDLVLKRLVEKGKVIVKKAYADWYSYDAYKKDLHEAGIELIEIPRRGHAGKNSADIRLCVDAMDLCYSKHHIDTFVILSGDSDFSPLVSKLKENGKHVIGLAMKDATSDLLVANCDEFIYYEDLERPIGQAPAIRKDLPKKRKQAFQLLVDAIDGLVRENKEVLHSSMIKDSIKRKLPSFNESYHGYRSFTDLLEDAEKNGVIQLKTDPRSGTYVVTGFGKQD
- a CDS encoding glycosyltransferase family 4 protein, yielding MRVAYILKRYPRYSETFVVNEILAHERAGSEIHIFSLLSPEDTHFQDILSKVRAPVTYLTAGRLNATDFWMAIQETSQVIPDLFQTLRVARGEEVRYVHQAILLAREIRSKKIEHIHCHFASAATSVGRLAAHFSSVPYTFTAHAKDIFHQDVQRRDLETKFQDADAVITVSQFNVQYLNELLGHQSNLHRIYNGLDLSRFPYSSPACRASEIIAVGRLVEKKGFDTLVEACSFLKDRGTEFQCKIIGAGELEQALASQIRTLGLEKRIELTGPLPQNQVIQLIQEASVLVAPCKNGSDGNRDGLPTVLLESMALGTPVVSTEVSGIPEILTDSATGLRVPQRDAGKLAAAILKLLRDPGLRMRLALAARERIERDFDISKNAAELRKFFDGHRNNSAVKADPITFDNLRNLVYF
- a CDS encoding M28 family metallopeptidase, with product MKMFDLIRHLEGQTDLRRRELLLQQMALRKWDFQLQEYIYSGQSGCNIIVDINDVPDPSILLVAHYDCFAGSPGANDDASAIAVLIDAAERLQLESLEYHLRIVFFDDEEPTHLWNEPVGSRIYVEEFGVRNLHAVLDFEMCGMGDAVGIWPVEGIEDQPILKQITNMMDRLKMPWDFGKRIPGFYADYLPFRRAGLLDSYCFTSFHWNERERVRQFSEGTYKSLLLRYAAWRLFRLPMIPKIFRHYHTASDRSEFLSEKTLERMSDLVYRMVMQLNFPSRS